In Desulfosudis oleivorans Hxd3, the DNA window TGCTGCTTCACTACGAGCTGAATGTAAACGAGGTGGTGGCCGTGGTGGAGATGATCCAGTCCCGTGTGTCGCGCCACTTGAAGATTCTGACCGAATCGGGCCTGTTGCAGTTCCGGCGGGACGGCGGGTTTGTCTACTATTCGGCCCTTACCGACGAGGCCAACGGCCCGGTGGTCCGGCTGGTTGCCGACGCCCTGGCCGATGATCCGGTGTGCGAGGCCGACCTGGGCCGGGCCGAAGCCCTGATTCGGGAAAGAAAAAGCCGGACCAAACGGTTTTTTGAATCCGTGGCCGATACATGGGAGGTGCGCAAGCACGATGTGCTGGGCGACCTTGACCTGAACCGGATACTTGCCGACAGGGTGGGAAACTGCCCGGTGGCGGCGGACCTTGGCTGCGGCACCGGCGCTTTGCTGGCGGCCCTGAACGGGCAGGTTCCCACCGTGATCGGCGTGGACAGCTCACCGGGCATGCTGGAGCAGGCCCGGCTGAAAACAGCGGCCATGGCCGGTGTCAACCTGCGGCTGGGCGAGCTGGAGTATCTGCCCATGCGGGACCGGGAGGCCCACTGCGCGGTGATGAACATGGTGCTGCACCACATTTCCGAGCCGGTCAAAGTGCTGGCCGAGGCCTATCGCATCCTGCACCCCGGGGGAACCTTTTTTATCGCGGATTTTGACAAGCACAACAAGGTTGCGGTGCGGGAAAAAATCGGCGGATCCTGGTTCGGGTTTTCACAAAACGAGATGGACGCATGGCTGGCCGGCGCGGGGTTTGTTCCTGCCGGCCTGGAGCGGTTTGCCGTCAATTATGGTTTGACGGTTAACCTGTTTGTATCAAAAAAACAGCAGTGATGGCTTCGTAAAAAGTCCAATATCTGCGTTGCGCTGCCCCCCTCGTCACTGCGGCGTACAACAAGTACGCCTCATTCCTCGGGACTTGCGACGCCTTGATCTTGAACTTTTTACTTTGCCATCCCAAATGGACTTTTTACGAGAACAGCTGCAGTGATTGAATAAATGATAACAGAAAAGAAGAAGATTTATTTTAACCGTCATTGCGAGCCGAAGGCGAAGCAATCTTGTCCAGAATCGCATGAGATTGCCGCGTCGCTTCGCTCCTCGCAATGACCCGGTGCCCTGGGTCTCCGGGATCGCTGTCGAAATCGAATTGCACCGGCGTAAATGGAATCGATGCCGATGCCGATTTCGATAGCGATTTCGAGCCCGATAAAAAGAGAACCATCAACCAGTCAACACAAAGGAGAAAACAGATGAACATGGCAAAAGGAGATCATTACGAGGTAAAGGATATGTCGCTGGCGGCCCAGGGCAAAAACAACCTGGAACTGGCCGAGCTGAACATGGGCGCGCTGATGGAGGTAAAAAAGCGGTTCAAGAAGGAAAAACCGCTCAAGGGCGTGCGCATTGGTATGGCCCTGCACGTGACCAAGGAGACCGGCATCCTGGTGCGGACCCTGCTGGCCGGTGGCGCCGATGTCTATATCACCGGGTGCAACCCGCTCTCCACCCAGGATGACGTGGCCGCGGCCCTGGCCAAAGAGGGGGTCAAGGTTTGGGGTTATAAAGGGGAGAACAACGAGGATTATTACCGGTACATCAAGTATGTCATCGAGGCAAAGCCCCACATCACCATTGATGACGGCTGCGACCTTGTCTCCGAGATTCACAAGAATCATCCGCAACTGATCAAGAACATCATCTGTGGCTGCGAAGAGACCACCACCGGCATCATCCGGCTTCAGGCCATGGCCAAGGCCAAGGCTCTTAAGTACCCCATGATCGCGGTCAACGACAACAAGACCAAGCACCTGGTGGACAACTTTTACGGCACGGGCCAGTCCTCCATCGACGGCATCCTGCGGGCCACCAACCTGCTTTACGCGGGCAAGACCTTTGTGGTGTGCGGCTATGGCAGCTGCGGCAAGGGCTTGGCCGACCGGGCACGGGGCCTTGGCGCCAACGTGGTGGTGACCGAGGTGGACAACTTCTGCGCCCTGCAGGCCCACTATGACGGGTTTCGGGTCATGAAGCTGGCCGACGCGGTCAAGATCGGCGACATCTTCTGCACCGTCACCGGCAACAAGCATGTCATCCGCGTGGAACACATGAAAAAAATGAAAAACGGCGCCATCCTGTCAAATTCGGGGCACTTTGATATTGAGCTGGAGCTCTCCCGCCTTAACAAGGTGGCCGATTCCAAGCGCCGGGTGCGGCCCTTCATGGATGAGTATGTTCTGGCCGGCAAAAAAATATTTGTCCTGGGCGAAGGCCGGCTGGTCAACCTGTCCGCGGCTGAAGGCCATCCCAGCGAGGTGATGTCCACCTCATTCTGCGGCCAGGCCCTGGCCTGTGAATACGGCGTGAAGAACAAGGGCAAGATGCCGGTGGGCGTGGTTCAACTGCCCGGCGAGATCGACGACACGATTGCCGGGCTCCAGCTTACGGCCATGGGCATCAAGATCGACGAGATGACCGCCGAACAGAAACGCTACATGGACACCTGGGAAGAGGGCACCTGAAATATTCAGACTTAACTTTACCCTCCCACACCCCCGGCGTTAAGCCGGGGGTGTGGGATTTTTGTTTTTACCTTCCTTTAAAATCCAAATCGGTATCGGGATCGACATCGGTATCGAAATTGGGTGCCGGGCTTCTCATGCAGATTCATACCGGTAAGAAGGATGAGGGAAGCCAAAGGCCAGGCTGCATCCGCCGTCAATACAATTCGATTTCGATACCGATAGCGATTTGGATAAACAGCCGGGGATCTGTCCTGCCATGATTAAAACCGTTTTTGGATAACTCATGATCCGGGATAAATACCTGTTCATGTGAAAAATTTCGTGCAATATTCGAACTGGCGCAGTTCATATCGTCTTAATGGGAATGGAACGACAATGGTTCTTGCCTCCCTGTCCGGCATCCTCTTTACGGTTGCCTTTTCCGTAAAACCGCTCTGGTGGGTTTCTTTTGCGGCGCTCTTTCCCCTGCTGTTGTCCCTTGACCGGGCAAGAACGTGGAGAGCTGCTGCTGTCCGGATGTCCCTGTTCTCGATTGTGTTTTCTTTTGGCATGGGCTACTGGGTGTTCCATGCCCTGGTCGGTCATTACCAGTTGCCCGCGGGCACGGCGGTATCTTTTTTCATTCTGGCGCTGGTCCTTCCGGTCTGGCTGATGCACCTGACAATTGCCCTTTTTTACCGGTTCTTAAACAACCGGACCCCTGTTTTTTATGCCCTGGTGGTGCCATGCCTGTGGGTGCTCGGCGATTATGTTAAAGGCATGATACCCCTGCTGGTCCCCTGGGGCGACATCGGATATGCCCTGGTGGACTGGGGCGCCTATTTTCAGATGGCCGACCTGGGAGGGGTCTACCTGGTCTCATTTTTAGTGGTGATGTTCAACTCCCTGCTGGTCTGCCTGATGGAATGCCGCCCGCAAACGAATGATCTCTTTCGCCGGCGGCCGATGAAGGGCCGGGCCGGAACCGCGGTGCTGATCCTCCTGGTGCTGATCCTCCTGGTGCCCTTGTGCTACGGGTCCGTTCGGCGTTACCGGATGCCTGTCCTGTCTTTGGCCGGGGAGAAGACGCCTGCCGTCATTGCTCAAGGTAATTTTTCACACAAAGACCGATGGGGGGGGCTGGGGTTTTACCAGCGACTGAAAACCTATATCGAACTCAGCGGCGATCCGTCGGATATGGGAAAGGCCGGGGTCATTGTCTGGCCGGAAACCGTGCTCAATCATCCCGAGGCCCTGACCGGACCGTTTTTTGCGGACCTGGCCCGGATACTGGGAAAAGAGAACCTGCTGATCGCCGGCGGGCTGAAGCGTGACAGCCAGAGCCAGGGCGTCTACAATTCCGTTTATGTGATCGAAGACGGTCAGCTGAAACGGTACGACAAGCACATCCTTCTGCCCTACTCGGAAAGAGGACCGGCTGTCGGCCCTTTATTCCGTTTTTACAACGCCCCGGACCGTTTTATTCCCGGCACGACCCCGGCCTGTCTGAGCACCTCCCATGGCAGGGTGGGGCTGTCCGTCTGCTTTGAGATCCTCTATCCGGGTTATGTCCGGCTGTCCGTAAAACAGGGCGCCGAATTTCTGGTCAATGTCTCCAATGACGCCTGGTTCGGGGATTCGGCCATGCCCCGGGCCCATCTGCGGGCGGCCCGGGCCCGGGCCGTGGAGACCGGCCGCTGGCTGCTGCGGGCGTCAAACAGCGGCATTTCCGCCGTGATCGCGCCGAATGGAAGCCTCACTGCCGGCAGTGACCTGTTTCGCACCCAGCGGATTTCAGGATCGTTTACGCGTCTGACGACAACAACGGTTTACACACGATGGGGGGAGTGGCTCTTCTTCTTTTGTCTGGCGGTTCCGGCAATCAGCTTATTACGGGCGGGTGTCCGGCGTTGACCCGATCTGGTTGAGCATGGCCTCTCTGGCATTTTCAATGGCCTGCCGCCGTTTCATGGCCCCGGCCTGGTCACCGAGCATCTCCTGGCGAAGAGACTCGATCTGTTCGGCCTTCTGGTCTTCAGACAGCGTCGTGTCTTCGGCAATCCCTTTTTCCGCAGCAAAATACGCCTCTTCGGCCTGCTGCTCTTCGGCCTGCTGCTGCTCCATGGCGTTTATGCGTTCGACCGCGTCCGGCGGCAGGTACCGGTTGCGAATATCCTCAATGGCGGCCCGGCGATCGTCTTCTTCGGCGATTTCATCCAGGTCTTTCTGATAAATGGCCAGGGCATCCTGGTACCTGGCATAGGCGGTTGGCGGCTGAAGGGATATCTCAGTGCCCGCGGCTTCGCCCCACATCTCCTGTGTCAGCCGGTCCATCGCCGCCTGTTTTTCTTCGGCATAAAGGTCCGGGTCAGAGACAATGGCGGCCCGCCGCAAACTGTATTCCTTTTCCTTTACCTGCTCTCCGAAAAGCCTGTCCGCCAGTTCGGTGCCCAGAAAATCCCGGCGAAATTCCTGGACCTCCCGTAACAGCTCCAGGCCGCTTTCGGTTGTGGTGATCGGCCCGAAGCGCGCCGCAAGATCGGCGACCGCCATTTCGCAATCCAGATACCGCTGATACGTTGCGTAAAGCCGGCCGGCCTCCTCGGCAGGAAACTGGGAAAAAATACGATCTTTGACCTGGGCCAGATGGTCTTCGCGGGAAGTTGCCCGGCGAAACTCATGACCCAGCCAGGTAAAATAGTGCAGGGTGGTTCCCGAACCGATGATGATCTGGGAAAAAAGGTCTTTGATGAGGGCGTCTGATTCCGCCGGGCCTGTTTCATCGTCCTGAACAGGCTTCTGGTGGGCCCTTATAGTCGCCATCTGTTCTTTTGATTGCGCAACCTGCTCAATGGCCGGGCCGGTGTCACGGTCAAAAATATAGGCCGCCTCTTCCGGCGCAGGCTGCCTGGTATACAGCGCAACCAGCAGGCCCAGCAGCAGCAGGCCTGCAATGGTAAATATCATTCTGCCTTTAACGCCCATTCTCTTTTTTCCTCAAAAAAACAGGGGCCGCCCGGCGGGCGACCCCTGTCTGTCATCGGTTTTATGAAACCGTTTTAATAGCCGCGCCCCTTAAGGTCTTCTACAATATCCACGAAAAACTGCGGCGCGTCAAATCCCGGGGTTACGCCGAACAACTGGCCGACGATGTTGAGATGATCGCATCCGGCGCTGTACCAGGCGGCGTCTTCCACCCCGCGGAAGTTGCCCCACTTGGCGCTTTCCACACTGACCAGCCCGTCATTGGCGCCTTCCTCGATCAGCATGATCAGCCAGGTCGGCTCCAGAATGACGCTCGGGCAGGAGGTTTTGGCCTTGGCGGCCCAGCTCTGGTAGTAGATGCCGGGTATGTTGGGCGTATTTGGATTAAAGGTGTTGACCATGTAGTCCGGGCAGAGATCAAGCGCGTTCTGAAGGGAATCGGGATTGGTGTCGCCAAAAATAAAAGTGTACACAAAATTGAGCACATCGCCACCGGCGGCCAGCAGCCAGTCCGGAAGGTCATACATGATTAAAGAGGCGACGGCGCTGCCCCGATGAGGACCGGCCAGGCTGGTGTAGCTCGCCACATAGGGCGCCAGGCCGAGGTTGGAGATGGCGTAGCGGGTATAGAGGGTGCCATGGGAATGGCCGATGATATTGGCTTTGGGTGCGCCCGTGACAGCCAGAATTTCCATGAACTGTTGCTTGAAGTCGGCCGCCTTGTCGACGGTGCTGCCCATGGCGTTGACCGAAGTAAAATAAACACTGGCTCCTTCAGCCTTCAAAGCGTCCTCAATGCCGTACCAGTAATCCACGATACCGAGGATTTTGGTCGAAGCGCCCATGCCATGGGCGAGAACGACAGGATAGCGGGTGTCGCATTTGTAGGGAGCTGTGCCTCCGGCCAGGCCAAGACCTGTCAGGCTGATGCTTACAAAGAGTCCAACAATTAAAAGGGCTACCAGTTTTTTCATTCTTTGTTCCTTCCTTAATGTTAGTTACCCGTTTTGCGAATGTTAACAGTGTTTACAATAGCAACAACCGTGCCGTATTTTTAGTTAAGTATATTCAAGCACTTGAAAATTGATGGGTTCGCAATCGCCGTATATAGCGGTTTATGGTTGCCATATAAGGCAATTTTTTTTATTATTGTCATATCCGGCAATCTAACCTGGAGGCAGGACCATGACTTTTGAACAGGATGCCCTGGCCCGTCGCAACCATCAGCAGGTTCTTGAAAAAACCCCCTATGTCGCGCTTGAAGACATTTATCAGCGCCTGAGGCACGCTTTTCCCATAGACCGGATTTACGTGGTTCAGCTTGATCCGGATCGTCGCCTGATGCGGGTTCTGGCCGAGGCTTCCGAAACCGGGGCGGAGAAAACCAACTTTCTGTTTGACGCCATTCCCGATCTGATTCTGGACCCTTTTGAGAAGGGGTATGTACCGGAAACATACATCATCAATGAACCCGCAACGGATGTGATCGGCAGTTATATTTACAAAAGAGGCAAGGCCGCCAACTGGTCCTCCGTGAACCTGAATTTTTCCGACGCGTCTGTCGGTTATGGAACGGTTTTTTTCACTGTTGCCGGCACCAACAGAATAAACGAAACATATGCCGGACAGGTGGCTGACGTAAGAGGACCGCTCCACCTGATTTTTGAAAACATTGTTAAAGACCACCAACAGACCGATACGCTGCCATCGTTAAAGGAGCCGATGGAAAACACCGACGAAATCTTCCGTCAGGTGACCCGTCGGCTGTGCGGCAATCTTGACCTTCAGACCGGGGTGTCCCACTGCCTGCAATACCTGAGCAGATTCATGCCGGGGCAGACAATTATCGTACACCACTGGGAGGAGGGGCTTAGGTCCTTCAGGGTTCTGGCGGAGACCTACGGGTTTATCGCCGGCAAGATTGAGCCGGTCATTCCCTGGGGACAGGAAAAATTACTGGCCGAGGATATTTTAAGACTGGGCACCACCCGCCTTATCAATCAACCGGGGCGCGACTCCACCATGGAGAATTACGTTAATCATTTCGGAACCGACTGGTCGGTCCTGGTCATGCTCCTCATTGATAAGGATATGCCCATCGGCGTGGCCAGCCTGGGGTCGGAGGGGAACAGCATGCTGACCGAGGATCACCTGCGACTCTTTTCCCAGCTGCACGATCCCTTTTTTATCGCTTTTTCCAACCACATGAAGCACCGGGAGATCATTCGGCTCAACAAACTCCTGGAAGAAGAAAAAAAGTTTCTTCAAAAGGAACTGCATCATCCCGTGACCGGCAGTATCGTCGGCGGCAACTTTGGTTTAAAGGGAGTGATGGAGATGTCCCGGCTGGTTGCCGGCCAGGACAGTCCGGTGCTGCTGCTGGGGGAAACCGGTGTGGGCAAGGAGCTGGTCGCCAATTTTATTCATCAGCATTCCGCACGCAAGGACGGGCCGTTTATCCGGGTCAACAGCGGCGCGATTCCGGAAACCCTTATCGACAGTGAGCTGTTCGGCCATGAAAAAGGGGCCTTTACCGGCGCCGTGGGCCGGAAGACCGGCCGTTTTGAACGGGCCCACGGCGGCACCATTTTTTTGGATGAAATCGCCGAGCTGCCCCTTCGGGACCAGGTACGCCTGCTGCGGGTCTTGCAGCATAAAATCATTGAGCGCGTGGGCGGCACCGAATCGATTCCCGTTGATATCCGCGTCATCGCCGCCACCAACCGGAACCTGGAAGAGATGGTGGCCGAAGGCAGGTTCCGGGAAGATCTCTGGTTCCGCCTCAATGTCTTTCCCATCAAGATCCCGCCCCTGCGGGCCAGGAGAAGT includes these proteins:
- a CDS encoding metalloregulator ArsR/SmtB family transcription factor, whose translation is MHIIKYLKAISDETRLRLLFLLLHYELNVNEVVAVVEMIQSRVSRHLKILTESGLLQFRRDGGFVYYSALTDEANGPVVRLVADALADDPVCEADLGRAEALIRERKSRTKRFFESVADTWEVRKHDVLGDLDLNRILADRVGNCPVAADLGCGTGALLAALNGQVPTVIGVDSSPGMLEQARLKTAAMAGVNLRLGELEYLPMRDREAHCAVMNMVLHHISEPVKVLAEAYRILHPGGTFFIADFDKHNKVAVREKIGGSWFGFSQNEMDAWLAGAGFVPAGLERFAVNYGLTVNLFVSKKQQ
- the ahcY gene encoding adenosylhomocysteinase; translation: MNMAKGDHYEVKDMSLAAQGKNNLELAELNMGALMEVKKRFKKEKPLKGVRIGMALHVTKETGILVRTLLAGGADVYITGCNPLSTQDDVAAALAKEGVKVWGYKGENNEDYYRYIKYVIEAKPHITIDDGCDLVSEIHKNHPQLIKNIICGCEETTTGIIRLQAMAKAKALKYPMIAVNDNKTKHLVDNFYGTGQSSIDGILRATNLLYAGKTFVVCGYGSCGKGLADRARGLGANVVVTEVDNFCALQAHYDGFRVMKLADAVKIGDIFCTVTGNKHVIRVEHMKKMKNGAILSNSGHFDIELELSRLNKVADSKRRVRPFMDEYVLAGKKIFVLGEGRLVNLSAAEGHPSEVMSTSFCGQALACEYGVKNKGKMPVGVVQLPGEIDDTIAGLQLTAMGIKIDEMTAEQKRYMDTWEEGT
- the lnt gene encoding apolipoprotein N-acyltransferase codes for the protein MVLASLSGILFTVAFSVKPLWWVSFAALFPLLLSLDRARTWRAAAVRMSLFSIVFSFGMGYWVFHALVGHYQLPAGTAVSFFILALVLPVWLMHLTIALFYRFLNNRTPVFYALVVPCLWVLGDYVKGMIPLLVPWGDIGYALVDWGAYFQMADLGGVYLVSFLVVMFNSLLVCLMECRPQTNDLFRRRPMKGRAGTAVLILLVLILLVPLCYGSVRRYRMPVLSLAGEKTPAVIAQGNFSHKDRWGGLGFYQRLKTYIELSGDPSDMGKAGVIVWPETVLNHPEALTGPFFADLARILGKENLLIAGGLKRDSQSQGVYNSVYVIEDGQLKRYDKHILLPYSERGPAVGPLFRFYNAPDRFIPGTTPACLSTSHGRVGLSVCFEILYPGYVRLSVKQGAEFLVNVSNDAWFGDSAMPRAHLRAARARAVETGRWLLRASNSGISAVIAPNGSLTAGSDLFRTQRISGSFTRLTTTTVYTRWGEWLFFFCLAVPAISLLRAGVRR
- a CDS encoding lipase secretion chaperone, with amino-acid sequence MGVKGRMIFTIAGLLLLGLLVALYTRQPAPEEAAYIFDRDTGPAIEQVAQSKEQMATIRAHQKPVQDDETGPAESDALIKDLFSQIIIGSGTTLHYFTWLGHEFRRATSREDHLAQVKDRIFSQFPAEEAGRLYATYQRYLDCEMAVADLAARFGPITTTESGLELLREVQEFRRDFLGTELADRLFGEQVKEKEYSLRRAAIVSDPDLYAEEKQAAMDRLTQEMWGEAAGTEISLQPPTAYARYQDALAIYQKDLDEIAEEDDRRAAIEDIRNRYLPPDAVERINAMEQQQAEEQQAEEAYFAAEKGIAEDTTLSEDQKAEQIESLRQEMLGDQAGAMKRRQAIENAREAMLNQIGSTPDTRP
- a CDS encoding lipase family alpha/beta hydrolase, which encodes MKKLVALLIVGLFVSISLTGLGLAGGTAPYKCDTRYPVVLAHGMGASTKILGIVDYWYGIEDALKAEGASVYFTSVNAMGSTVDKAADFKQQFMEILAVTGAPKANIIGHSHGTLYTRYAISNLGLAPYVASYTSLAGPHRGSAVASLIMYDLPDWLLAAGGDVLNFVYTFIFGDTNPDSLQNALDLCPDYMVNTFNPNTPNIPGIYYQSWAAKAKTSCPSVILEPTWLIMLIEEGANDGLVSVESAKWGNFRGVEDAAWYSAGCDHLNIVGQLFGVTPGFDAPQFFVDIVEDLKGRGY
- a CDS encoding sigma-54-dependent transcriptional regulator encodes the protein MTFEQDALARRNHQQVLEKTPYVALEDIYQRLRHAFPIDRIYVVQLDPDRRLMRVLAEASETGAEKTNFLFDAIPDLILDPFEKGYVPETYIINEPATDVIGSYIYKRGKAANWSSVNLNFSDASVGYGTVFFTVAGTNRINETYAGQVADVRGPLHLIFENIVKDHQQTDTLPSLKEPMENTDEIFRQVTRRLCGNLDLQTGVSHCLQYLSRFMPGQTIIVHHWEEGLRSFRVLAETYGFIAGKIEPVIPWGQEKLLAEDILRLGTTRLINQPGRDSTMENYVNHFGTDWSVLVMLLIDKDMPIGVASLGSEGNSMLTEDHLRLFSQLHDPFFIAFSNHMKHREIIRLNKLLEEEKKFLQKELHHPVTGSIVGGNFGLKGVMEMSRLVAGQDSPVLLLGETGVGKELVANFIHQHSARKDGPFIRVNSGAIPETLIDSELFGHEKGAFTGAVGRKTGRFERAHGGTIFLDEIAELPLRDQVRLLRVLQHKIIERVGGTESIPVDIRVIAATNRNLEEMVAEGRFREDLWFRLNVFPIKIPPLRARRSDIPALVDHFIEKKSRELKYRKPPTLAPDAIVRLKNYSWPGNVRELENVVERELILGTGGLLLFQNITQQPAEDSLPDIHPDDQEALAIDDAMRRHIQHVLNLTKGRIHGPKGAAALLKINPSTLRNRMKKLGI